AGCCGCCACGGGCGTGTCCCTGATCAAGAACAAAGGCTGCACGCGGGCCATCTCCTGCGGCAAGGAGCAGCCCATCTCCTACATGGGGGTCACGTACAGCCTGGTCACCAATTGCTGCCAAGGGGACATGTGCAACACGGCACAGAGCTTGGCTGCTCCGTCCCTCTTGATCCAGCTTCTCTTCACCAGCTTGCTCCTGCTGAGTTAAGCCTTCTCCTGCtcgtgggtgggggggaggggaatcttctCTGAACCTCAAACAATAAAAGCCTAGGCTAGTTTATTTTTCAAAATCCTCTT
The Paroedura picta isolate Pp20150507F chromosome 16, Ppicta_v3.0, whole genome shotgun sequence genome window above contains:
- the SPACA4 gene encoding sperm acrosome membrane-associated protein 4, encoding MKHPLFISLFCLLTAVWPPASSKECYYCEITSSTKCPSTRMICGDDEDCFVGQGAATGVSLIKNKGCTRAISCGKEQPISYMGVTYSLVTNCCQGDMCNTAQSLAAPSLLIQLLFTSLLLLS